One Vallitalea pronyensis genomic region harbors:
- a CDS encoding TadE family protein: protein MQTKWRGSLTVEASLIFPIVFFAIVSLLYMSIYLHDSTVLKAITNEAAERFELAYANRVDIQSGHVLTPKERLSKGLYWRWAKQGGYEDDVSAFIKKEAQRRLLLKDDQLHMTTDIKNYILKQHLTIEVRKKFSTPLDPVNQLLGISTGINMVVQSKTSMRDPAEVIRNMDYLDDLSDYLGPVKAAKEKYREKVKDIIGFFENL from the coding sequence TTGCAGACAAAATGGCGAGGAAGTCTAACCGTAGAAGCTTCACTTATATTCCCCATAGTTTTCTTTGCTATTGTTAGCCTTTTGTATATGAGTATCTACCTGCACGATTCAACCGTATTAAAAGCCATCACCAATGAAGCGGCAGAAAGATTTGAACTGGCTTATGCCAATCGGGTAGATATTCAATCAGGACATGTCTTGACACCAAAAGAGCGTCTTAGTAAAGGGTTATATTGGCGATGGGCGAAGCAAGGAGGATATGAAGATGACGTTAGCGCTTTTATCAAAAAAGAAGCACAGAGGCGATTGCTGTTAAAAGATGATCAGTTGCATATGACGACAGATATAAAAAATTATATCTTGAAACAGCATTTAACCATAGAAGTAAGGAAAAAATTCAGTACACCTCTTGATCCGGTTAATCAATTATTAGGTATAAGCACAGGCATAAACATGGTTGTTCAGAGTAAAACCAGCATGAGGGATCCGGCAGAAGTTATTCGAAACATGGACTACTTGGATGATTTATCGGATTATCTTGGTCCAGTAAAAGCAGCAAAAGAAAAATACAGAGAAAAAGTAAAAGACATTATAGGTTTCTTTGAAAACTTATAG
- a CDS encoding prepilin peptidase, protein MTYICIMGSILGLLTSVYTLKIHSIKKQSSSILEKQKYLYAIGITSILTVSILFLYNRYGLTNQFIAMSFITWLLMSMSVHDIRYREVPMDALILGGVIGVCMVILNPNLVWQDALIGCIAVGGSLVALSRITRGALGMGDAFVISVVGLVLGYKMAIAILLYGLVISGVVGLILLTFRVVNRKTRLPLVPFLLMAYMLLMVI, encoded by the coding sequence ATGACGTATATATGCATCATGGGTAGTATCTTAGGTCTACTAACAAGTGTGTATACACTTAAGATACATAGCATAAAAAAACAGAGCAGTTCTATCCTTGAAAAACAGAAATACCTGTATGCCATAGGGATAACAAGCATACTGACAGTCAGTATACTTTTCTTATATAACCGCTATGGGTTAACCAATCAATTTATTGCAATGAGTTTTATAACATGGCTATTAATGAGTATGAGTGTCCATGATATCAGGTATCGTGAAGTGCCTATGGATGCCCTTATTCTGGGTGGGGTTATTGGCGTATGCATGGTCATACTCAACCCTAATCTAGTATGGCAAGATGCACTCATAGGCTGTATAGCTGTTGGTGGAAGTTTAGTGGCCTTATCCCGTATAACCCGGGGTGCACTAGGTATGGGGGATGCATTCGTCATTAGCGTAGTGGGTCTTGTCTTGGGTTATAAGATGGCCATTGCTATTTTACTCTATGGACTTGTAATTAGTGGGGTAGTAGGCCTTATTTTACTGACTTTTCGTGTGGTTAATCGAAAGACCAGATTACCTTTGGTTCCTTTTTTACTGATGGCTTATATGCTCTTAATGGTCATATAA
- a CDS encoding TadE/TadG family type IV pilus assembly protein: MKKLQGSLTVEAAVVLPIFLMAILSVVYIIKIMFIHESIQYALSETANEMATYAYLLEKTELLNAEQDIYQTALGKAGNAKDNLDTMIQHSKYLYSTLEGARTYVRTHALKPSNGYEDMEGKSSLGAYIKGYTEHAKHIKDNVFLQAITAYDSINHIITSTETLLHQMESTLMNQCLVEGIEVTNNVVGTKMAEVFMNQYLSEEQLDKWFIIGGKKGLDFKRSRFMLADEDIDLIVYYDLAIPIPVPGLKKIAMLQRVKVRGFTGNGNSEQVYVKPEGIASRSSEGEDERIVYVVEGRSVYHFYRRCVQKISYPMDYVPERHQSKLCDRCSKGIDKDTLLTVYHIPSEKGTNGYHVKPLCSTHYSQKVSAIKLSDVGDRTPCKGQCVQIREALNKK; this comes from the coding sequence ATGAAAAAATTACAAGGGTCTTTAACCGTAGAAGCAGCCGTTGTACTACCTATATTTCTCATGGCCATCCTTTCCGTGGTATATATCATTAAAATCATGTTTATTCATGAAAGTATTCAATATGCTTTGTCTGAAACCGCTAATGAAATGGCAACCTACGCGTATCTATTAGAGAAAACAGAGCTACTAAACGCTGAACAAGATATCTATCAAACAGCCCTAGGGAAAGCAGGCAATGCTAAGGATAATCTGGATACCATGATACAACACTCAAAATACCTCTATAGTACCCTTGAAGGAGCACGTACCTATGTGCGGACACATGCTTTAAAACCTTCTAATGGTTATGAGGACATGGAGGGAAAGTCATCTCTAGGAGCCTACATTAAAGGCTATACAGAGCACGCGAAGCATATTAAAGATAATGTATTTCTTCAAGCAATAACAGCCTATGACAGCATAAACCATATCATCACATCTACAGAAACCCTTTTACACCAGATGGAGAGTACCCTTATGAATCAATGTCTTGTTGAAGGCATTGAAGTTACCAATAATGTTGTAGGTACGAAGATGGCGGAAGTGTTCATGAATCAATATCTATCGGAAGAACAATTGGATAAATGGTTTATTATAGGGGGAAAAAAGGGCTTAGATTTTAAGCGTTCCAGATTTATGTTAGCAGATGAAGATATTGATCTGATTGTATATTATGACCTTGCCATACCCATCCCTGTTCCTGGCTTAAAGAAAATAGCCATGTTACAACGTGTAAAAGTGCGAGGGTTTACTGGCAATGGGAACAGTGAACAAGTATATGTGAAACCTGAAGGTATAGCAAGTAGAAGCTCTGAAGGTGAAGATGAGCGGATTGTTTACGTTGTTGAAGGACGCTCAGTCTATCATTTCTATCGCAGATGTGTACAAAAGATAAGTTATCCCATGGATTACGTACCAGAACGGCATCAATCTAAGCTCTGTGATAGGTGTTCAAAAGGCATTGATAAGGATACATTACTTACGGTTTATCATATTCCAAGTGAGAAAGGTACCAATGGTTATCATGTGAAACCATTATGCTCTACCCATTACTCACAGAAAGTTTCAGCAATCAAACTCAGTGACGTAGGGGATAGGACACCATGTAAGGGACAATGTGTTCAAATAAGGGAGGCTTTAAATAAAAAATGA
- a CDS encoding DUF5702 domain-containing protein, translating to MIKNSKAEGSVTVFLSCILLIIIVFTCTVIDGTRIQIAKMQALRALRSATQSVIANYDVNMAHEYGMFATKEDEQTPIDDQIEMYALAALQPKKNLPELNQMHQLLYKDPPKDPFQLYDYNLEVLHIKPTSNLVEGNTDYIQLQILEYMKYRAPMLLIEPFLEKLQLITKATKTTKYVKKKMEVEKSVTEIDDLYRELEKYIDGLHITKNGHITYEDYFVKKMAYQKEQDKTFLNTIPDDAVKHTLNQKIFRLYEKEPLVTTYMHQFDRHRGSMVSTYKRLYHIRQQLSEKRNELSSLQSDISAKRSELSRLIAAQMLAIDDLNEDGSHETEDAYTSDAIRQLEHMVSELQTSMDDVSERINTLEQEERASHDHFHHETEKVYHARERMLYHVQYINTLALYRAANHHALDVIERIEKESFHIKQSINGLEQELNQHKDDLIESAVTSMEGELKTLKGRLAIPDDPKKTYHLTNNVVAMKDELEKNIKQLETIVPVGQELFQYMNRYHLYYMLHQQFDPHTENQVLRAFMQEVNQQTGQPYFSYPTNYIQNLRGFTDHGFVAHVSQQMKIIHTGLQGYHYDYMAFDYGDMRTLSKEEKEKQDPRNHVTKISENSLSIEANHDVTGEVNTTIRPSIAHPDESQPLVTDEKMDFINEKQNKFMDKSLDMFSRIGDKISNTTMNLRNELYINEYIMGQFATATDHGQGGDPVTLSGYPKDTHYLNHEVEYILRGSLHEKTNLQYVSHTIMGIRFVMNYLHLLTNTEKRTFIMGVATSIAGWWTFGLGVYIVAALMMAAWSYVESLVDVRYLLEGKKVPFLKTRTDWYTSFNGIVKGIVEEVGDYAADQSVQLIDALSNSVQHQVSYVAYRFNDDVGSYVQNKMGEVLDQAERTIQYSLDEVDRVVDGIIDDTFHHIRDEIGEKPTAKDYHQIKDSGLSNHLITIIYRDYGHQIMEASYAELLTIKKEILSKAKRKIENTKQAIVSKVTGQVEGISDQFENKVNQLVKETASKYKDVTKKEINRITTDIQKNIDETLNQRLNEVWSQPIEKNYASLMPSFSYNDYLRLMLLIGIDDDLKLYRVMDLIQFNLQKNREDSSLVLTDYGAGYEVTAEVSVNYMFFGLPFMPEKSRDRAKNRYTFTIRTAMTY from the coding sequence GTGATAAAAAACAGCAAAGCAGAAGGATCGGTGACGGTTTTTTTGAGTTGTATTTTACTGATTATTATCGTATTTACATGTACGGTCATTGATGGTACACGTATACAAATCGCTAAAATGCAAGCATTGAGAGCTCTACGGTCTGCCACCCAATCCGTTATAGCCAATTATGATGTAAACATGGCTCATGAATATGGTATGTTTGCCACGAAAGAGGATGAACAGACACCCATAGACGATCAAATAGAAATGTATGCTTTAGCAGCATTACAACCTAAGAAAAATCTACCAGAATTAAATCAAATGCATCAACTATTATATAAAGACCCCCCAAAAGACCCTTTTCAGTTATACGATTATAATCTGGAAGTATTGCATATAAAACCCACAAGTAACCTGGTTGAAGGCAATACCGATTACATACAACTCCAGATACTCGAATACATGAAATATCGCGCTCCTATGCTTCTGATTGAACCCTTTTTAGAAAAACTTCAGCTCATTACCAAGGCGACCAAGACAACAAAATATGTAAAGAAGAAGATGGAAGTGGAAAAGAGCGTAACAGAAATTGATGATTTATACCGAGAACTTGAAAAGTACATCGACGGTCTTCATATAACGAAAAATGGTCATATCACCTATGAGGACTATTTTGTTAAAAAGATGGCATACCAAAAAGAACAAGACAAAACCTTTCTTAACACAATTCCAGATGACGCTGTAAAACATACATTGAATCAGAAAATTTTTCGTCTCTATGAAAAAGAACCGCTAGTGACCACGTATATGCATCAATTTGACCGTCATCGTGGCAGTATGGTATCAACGTACAAACGTTTATACCATATCAGGCAGCAATTAAGTGAAAAAAGAAATGAGCTATCAAGTCTGCAAAGTGACATAAGCGCTAAGCGTTCTGAGCTTTCTCGTTTAATAGCGGCTCAGATGTTAGCCATTGATGATTTGAACGAGGATGGAAGTCACGAAACGGAAGATGCGTATACATCAGACGCAATAAGGCAGCTTGAACATATGGTTTCTGAGCTTCAAACAAGTATGGATGATGTTTCTGAGAGGATAAATACGCTAGAGCAAGAGGAACGCGCATCACATGATCATTTTCATCATGAGACAGAGAAAGTGTATCATGCTAGAGAGCGTATGCTGTATCATGTGCAGTATATCAACACTTTAGCCTTGTATCGAGCTGCTAACCACCATGCTTTAGATGTCATAGAACGGATAGAGAAGGAAAGTTTTCATATAAAACAGTCCATTAATGGACTTGAACAAGAGTTGAATCAGCATAAAGATGACTTAATTGAATCAGCTGTTACATCCATGGAAGGTGAACTAAAGACCTTGAAAGGGCGATTAGCCATCCCAGATGATCCTAAGAAAACCTATCATCTGACCAATAATGTTGTAGCCATGAAAGATGAGTTGGAAAAAAACATCAAGCAATTAGAAACCATAGTACCAGTGGGACAAGAACTGTTTCAATACATGAACAGGTATCATCTCTATTATATGCTCCATCAACAATTTGACCCACATACAGAAAACCAAGTGCTACGGGCTTTTATGCAAGAAGTCAATCAGCAAACAGGTCAACCCTATTTCTCTTATCCAACGAATTATATACAGAATTTAAGAGGTTTTACAGATCATGGATTTGTAGCCCATGTATCGCAACAGATGAAAATCATTCATACAGGACTTCAAGGTTATCATTATGACTACATGGCTTTTGACTACGGTGATATGAGGACATTGAGCAAAGAGGAAAAAGAAAAGCAAGACCCAAGAAATCACGTAACCAAGATATCCGAGAATAGCTTATCCATAGAGGCAAACCATGATGTAACAGGTGAAGTGAATACCACCATACGACCATCTATAGCCCATCCAGATGAGTCTCAGCCATTGGTTACAGATGAAAAAATGGATTTTATCAATGAGAAGCAAAATAAGTTTATGGATAAATCCTTGGATATGTTTTCTCGTATAGGGGATAAAATCAGCAATACCACCATGAACCTTAGAAATGAACTCTATATCAATGAGTATATTATGGGTCAGTTTGCAACGGCTACAGACCATGGACAAGGTGGTGACCCAGTAACCTTAAGTGGTTATCCTAAGGATACCCATTACCTCAACCATGAAGTGGAGTACATTCTTCGAGGAAGCCTTCATGAAAAAACCAACTTACAATACGTGTCCCATACCATCATGGGGATACGCTTTGTGATGAACTACCTACATCTACTTACCAATACGGAAAAACGTACGTTTATCATGGGGGTAGCTACGTCTATTGCAGGGTGGTGGACCTTTGGTCTGGGTGTTTACATTGTTGCAGCGTTAATGATGGCTGCGTGGAGTTATGTGGAGTCCCTTGTGGATGTGAGGTATTTACTTGAAGGTAAGAAAGTACCTTTTCTAAAGACGAGAACAGATTGGTATACAAGTTTTAATGGTATTGTTAAAGGCATTGTGGAAGAAGTAGGGGACTATGCTGCCGATCAATCGGTGCAACTCATCGATGCCCTATCAAATAGTGTTCAACATCAGGTGTCTTATGTGGCTTATCGATTTAACGATGATGTGGGGAGCTATGTTCAGAATAAAATGGGAGAAGTTCTAGACCAAGCGGAGCGAACAATTCAATATTCACTGGATGAAGTGGACAGGGTAGTTGATGGCATTATTGATGACACTTTTCATCATATCCGTGACGAAATAGGTGAAAAACCAACGGCTAAGGATTATCATCAGATAAAAGATAGTGGCTTAAGCAATCACCTTATAACCATCATCTATAGGGATTATGGTCATCAGATTATGGAGGCGTCTTACGCCGAATTACTCACCATAAAAAAAGAAATTCTGAGCAAAGCCAAGAGAAAAATTGAAAACACAAAACAAGCAATCGTTAGTAAGGTTACGGGGCAAGTTGAAGGTATATCCGATCAATTTGAAAATAAAGTGAATCAATTGGTAAAAGAGACGGCTTCTAAGTATAAAGATGTCACCAAGAAAGAAATTAACCGAATCACCACAGATATTCAGAAAAATATTGATGAAACATTAAACCAACGGTTAAATGAGGTATGGAGCCAGCCCATAGAAAAGAACTATGCATCGTTGATGCCAAGTTTTTCGTACAATGATTATCTGCGACTGATGTTATTGATTGGTATTGATGATGATTTAAAACTGTACCGTGTCATGGATTTGATTCAGTTCAATCTGCAAAAAAATAGAGAGGATTCGTCATTGGTTCTAACGGATTATGGGGCAGGTTATGAGGTGACTGCGGAAGTATCTGTTAATTATATGTTTTTTGGACTTCCTTTTATGCCAGAAAAATCAAGGGATAGAGCCAAAAACAGGTACACATTCACCATTCGTACAGCTATGACGTATTAA
- a CDS encoding MFS transporter: MMKNKVVTKKQRSDYNLKINVFNGVAFAISLNLVKPYYAKFAERLGANDYHFALLNALPALLSVFAFLPGALMIEKAKSKTTITSKFLLVQKLIYLSIIFVPFLGTVNQPLLFVVLIGLMNFPGSVAIMGYQSSIGDIFNPRERSRAMSLRNRFSDFFRLIVSFIAGQVLTLVPKTPEDTLILYQIFFGIAFLFGIIEMVSLLKFKSHKEEVALPDVHKIAYLTLFKDTIRSIPGNRKFVSFIVCSILFHFGWQMGWPLFSIYTIKNLGANESWLSIMTISSGISSIIASIFWAKLADKKGNSFTLAIATMGMAITPIFYAISRSLFVLVFFVMSVGVFVAGTVLTLFNLLLEVTPNENRTIYIAVYNILINISATIAPLLSVWIKDMTSIYLALVVVAIMRMIGSIAFFIRNKRLV; encoded by the coding sequence ATGATGAAAAATAAAGTCGTAACAAAAAAACAACGATCAGACTATAATTTAAAAATTAATGTGTTTAATGGTGTGGCCTTTGCTATATCCTTAAACTTAGTTAAACCATATTATGCAAAATTTGCTGAACGCTTAGGTGCTAATGACTATCATTTTGCACTTCTCAATGCGCTTCCTGCTCTTCTAAGTGTTTTTGCCTTTTTACCTGGGGCACTGATGATAGAAAAAGCCAAGAGCAAAACAACAATAACCAGTAAGTTTTTATTGGTACAAAAACTCATCTACTTATCCATTATTTTTGTACCCTTTTTAGGAACTGTTAATCAACCCCTTTTATTTGTTGTACTTATTGGACTTATGAATTTCCCAGGTTCCGTTGCCATCATGGGCTATCAATCCTCCATTGGTGATATATTCAACCCTCGTGAGCGGAGCCGTGCCATGAGCCTTCGTAATCGTTTTTCGGATTTTTTCCGACTAATTGTTTCCTTTATAGCCGGGCAGGTACTCACGTTGGTACCCAAAACGCCAGAAGATACGCTGATCTTATATCAAATCTTTTTTGGTATTGCTTTTTTATTTGGCATCATCGAAATGGTCTCTTTACTTAAGTTCAAAAGCCATAAGGAAGAAGTTGCCCTACCAGATGTACATAAAATAGCCTATTTAACCTTATTTAAAGATACCATAAGAAGCATACCTGGCAATAGAAAATTTGTATCCTTTATTGTATGTTCCATTCTTTTTCATTTTGGTTGGCAGATGGGATGGCCATTATTCAGTATCTATACCATTAAGAACCTTGGCGCTAATGAGTCTTGGCTGAGCATCATGACCATCTCCAGTGGTATAAGTTCCATTATTGCTTCTATTTTTTGGGCAAAATTAGCCGATAAAAAAGGCAATAGCTTTACTTTGGCTATTGCTACCATGGGCATGGCCATTACACCTATTTTTTATGCCATATCCAGAAGTTTGTTTGTTCTGGTCTTTTTTGTCATGTCCGTTGGTGTCTTTGTGGCAGGGACTGTCTTAACGTTGTTTAATTTACTGTTGGAAGTTACACCCAATGAAAATCGAACCATTTATATTGCTGTTTACAATATTTTAATTAATATATCAGCAACCATAGCGCCTCTATTAAGTGTATGGATTAAGGATATGACATCCATCTATCTTGCTCTTGTGGTGGTTGCTATCATGCGTATGATTGGCAGTATTGCTTTCTTTATACGCAATAAACGGTTGGTTTAG
- a CDS encoding glycoside hydrolase family 88 protein: MMKDFSSYQAVTDQEVKSAIHHAVDIVKSSLPEFTHLFKKDASVDNFYKPESNDSWTTGFWTGQIWLAYENTNDDRYKQAADIQVKDFLRRIKEKQNVDHHDMGFLYSLSCVAAYKLTGNEMGKQAAILAADQLISRYQPVGEFIQAWGALGAADNYRLIIDCLLNLPLLYWASEVTGDDKYAHIAKKHITTSLKNIMRDDHSTYHTFFFNQETGEPLKGVTCQGYRDGSAWSRGQAWGVYGVALSYRYTKNPAYIPIFKDITNFFIEHLPQDLVPYWDFDFTDGSDEPRDSSAAAIAICGMLEMAKYMDKEDSEYYKDAALKMLKSLIDHYSVKDPSKSNGLILHGVYGKRSPYNTCGNSGVDECNTWGDYFYFEALTRLIKDWELYW; encoded by the coding sequence ATGATGAAAGATTTCTCAAGCTATCAAGCTGTGACAGACCAAGAAGTAAAAAGCGCCATTCATCATGCAGTGGATATTGTAAAAAGCAGCTTACCAGAATTTACACATTTATTTAAAAAAGATGCCAGTGTGGATAATTTCTACAAACCTGAGTCTAACGACAGTTGGACCACAGGATTCTGGACAGGACAGATTTGGTTAGCCTATGAAAATACCAATGACGATAGGTATAAGCAAGCAGCTGACATCCAAGTAAAAGATTTTCTTAGACGGATTAAAGAAAAACAAAACGTGGATCATCACGATATGGGCTTCCTTTACAGTTTATCCTGTGTTGCAGCTTATAAGTTGACAGGGAATGAAATGGGGAAACAAGCGGCCATTCTTGCAGCGGACCAACTGATTAGCCGGTATCAACCAGTAGGAGAATTTATTCAAGCATGGGGAGCATTAGGAGCAGCGGATAATTACAGGCTCATTATTGACTGCTTACTTAACCTGCCCTTGTTGTATTGGGCAAGTGAGGTAACTGGTGATGATAAGTATGCTCATATTGCTAAGAAGCATATAACCACCTCTCTAAAAAACATCATGAGGGATGACCATTCCACTTACCATACGTTTTTCTTTAATCAAGAGACAGGTGAACCCCTTAAGGGCGTAACTTGTCAAGGTTATCGTGATGGTTCTGCTTGGTCAAGAGGCCAGGCATGGGGTGTATATGGTGTTGCTCTAAGTTACCGCTATACAAAGAATCCGGCTTATATACCAATCTTTAAGGATATTACCAATTTCTTCATTGAACACTTGCCACAAGACCTTGTGCCTTATTGGGATTTTGACTTTACCGATGGCAGTGATGAACCAAGAGATAGTTCCGCAGCAGCTATCGCTATCTGTGGTATGCTTGAGATGGCTAAGTACATGGATAAAGAAGACAGTGAGTACTACAAAGATGCAGCCCTTAAGATGCTCAAATCATTGATTGATCATTATAGTGTTAAAGATCCATCCAAGTCCAATGGACTAATTCTACACGGTGTGTATGGTAAACGTTCACCCTATAATACCTGTGGCAACAGCGGTGTAGACGAGTGTAATACATGGGGAGATTACTTCTATTTTGAAGCTTTAACACGCTTAATCAAGGATTGGGAGTTGTATTGGTAG